In the genome of Labrus mixtus chromosome 21, fLabMix1.1, whole genome shotgun sequence, one region contains:
- the LOC132955402 gene encoding uncharacterized protein LOC132955402, which translates to MENPDVLLQAFRQLHSMEVNTDVSSDQQPEQQNVTQLDSFEGPLEPKIAPPTLALIEPRIQQLQNRRFLLLKLQNLRVKKNDNSDGPTEELTSEDSDKLCELEAIQRELEVLQVQMEELRKQDKSSKSSNGTSWTTIPLSQQETSPTIHYTRKPLGGVYMLPPLQRTQEDITPATERPTGPVVPVDSLGQMAAVTQCPSCHEVVFTETHEKVGEAVWTLSCFCIMFGCIAGCCLIPFFMNRLRNVPHKCPNCQAHIHTYRPI; encoded by the exons ATGGAGAACCCCGACGTGCTCCTTCAGGCGTTCAGACAGTTACACAGCATGGAGGTAAACACAGACGTAAGTTCAGACCAACAGCCAGAGCAGCAGAATGTGACCCAGCTTGACTCCTTCGAGGGGCCACTGGAGCCAAAGATCGCCCCCCCAACGCTGGCCCTCATCGAGCCTCGCATACAGCAGCTACAAAACAGGCGCTTCCTTCTGCTTAAGCTGCAAAACTTAAGAGTCAAGAAAAATGACAATAGTGACGGACCCACAGAGGAAT TGACCAGTGAGGACAGTGACAAACTGTGTGAGCTGGAAGCCATCCAGAGGGAGCTGGAGGTGCTGCAGGTCCAAATGGAGGAGTtgagaaaacaagacaagagcTCCAAATCCAGCAATGGCACTTCTTGGACAACCATCCCTCTCA GTCAACAGGAAACAAGTCCCACTATTCATTATACTAGGAAACCCCTCGGTGGGGTCTACATGCTGCCACCTCTCCAGCGGACACAGGAGGACATTACACCTGCCACAGAAAGACCAACAGGCCCAGTCGTTCCAG TGGACAGTCTGGGTCAAATGGCAGCTGTCACTCAGTGTCCATCGTGTCATGAGGTCGTCTTCACAGAAACCCATGAAAAAGTTGGAGAGGCTGTGTGGACGCTTTCCTGCTTCTGCATCATGTTTGG GTGCATCGCAGGCTGCTGCTTGATCCCTTTCTTCATGAACCGTCTGAGGAACGTCCCCCACAAGTGTCCAAACTGTcaggcacacatacacacctaccGGCCAATCTGA